A window from Leuconostoc mesenteroides subsp. mesenteroides encodes these proteins:
- the adhP gene encoding alcohol dehydrogenase AdhP: MKAAVVRNINDGYVDLIEDWQPRALAFGDALVDVEYVGLCHTDLHCANGDFGDPNKIGERNGNFSRVIGHEGVGRVSKLGEGASDYLKVGDRVSIAWFYDACGVCDYCVSGNETFCRKVRNSGYTIDGAMSQQVVVNAKYAVKVPEGLDPVEATSITCAGVTMYKALKVGETKPGEWVSVHGAGGLGNLAVQYAHSVFGAHVAVIDGNDDKLAAAKANGAEVLVNRKKEDVVAKVNELTGGVHNAQVTAVNDAAFSQAVNVLRPMGKLVAVALPQGDMALNIAKTVLDGIEVRGSLVGTRADLKEAFQFGAEGKVKPIVEKVAFQDINEIIDEMKAGSITGRKVIDFTTL, encoded by the coding sequence TAAATGATGGTTATGTTGATTTAATCGAGGATTGGCAGCCACGTGCGTTAGCATTTGGAGATGCATTGGTTGATGTTGAATATGTTGGCCTTTGTCACACTGATTTGCACTGTGCAAACGGTGATTTCGGTGACCCTAACAAAATCGGAGAACGTAACGGTAATTTTAGTCGAGTAATTGGACATGAAGGCGTTGGACGTGTGTCTAAATTAGGCGAAGGTGCTAGTGATTACCTTAAAGTTGGTGATCGCGTTTCAATTGCTTGGTTCTATGATGCCTGTGGCGTTTGTGATTATTGTGTATCAGGCAACGAAACATTTTGCCGTAAGGTGCGTAATTCAGGTTACACAATTGATGGTGCAATGTCACAACAAGTTGTTGTAAATGCTAAGTATGCGGTTAAGGTACCAGAAGGCTTAGATCCTGTTGAAGCGACATCAATTACTTGTGCTGGTGTTACAATGTACAAGGCTTTGAAAGTCGGTGAAACTAAGCCCGGTGAATGGGTATCTGTTCACGGTGCTGGTGGTCTAGGTAATTTAGCTGTTCAATATGCCCACAGTGTTTTTGGTGCTCACGTTGCAGTTATTGATGGAAACGATGATAAGTTAGCAGCCGCCAAAGCTAACGGAGCAGAAGTACTAGTTAACCGTAAGAAGGAAGATGTTGTAGCTAAGGTTAATGAGTTAACTGGCGGCGTTCACAATGCCCAAGTGACAGCCGTTAACGATGCTGCATTCTCCCAGGCTGTGAATGTTCTTCGTCCAATGGGTAAGCTTGTAGCTGTTGCTTTGCCACAAGGTGATATGGCCTTGAACATTGCTAAAACAGTCCTTGATGGTATTGAAGTTCGTGGTTCATTGGTTGGAACACGTGCAGACCTAAAGGAAGCTTTCCAATTTGGTGCTGAAGGCAAGGTTAAGCCAATTGTTGAGAAAGTTGCTTTCCAAGACATAAATGAAATTATTGATGAAATGAAGGCCGGTTCAATTACTGGTCGTAAGGTCATTGATTTTACAACACTTTAA
- a CDS encoding GtrA family protein yields the protein MYGDVQLSVILSWLITVLSAYLTNRKWVFNSKATTTAEMLHELFAFLSSRLLTLILEMAIIWFGVQLLKQNPLVWKLIDNVVVVIFNYIISKLFVFKDRPTNIEETV from the coding sequence ATATACGGGGATGTACAGCTTTCCGTTATCCTATCGTGGTTAATAACTGTCCTGTCTGCTTATTTAACGAATAGAAAATGGGTCTTTAACTCTAAGGCAACCACCACAGCAGAAATGCTACATGAATTATTTGCTTTTTTGTCATCTAGATTACTAACCCTAATACTCGAAATGGCTATTATATGGTTTGGTGTTCAACTACTTAAACAAAATCCTTTAGTTTGGAAACTGATTGATAATGTCGTAGTTGTTATATTCAATTACATCATCAGTAAATTGTTCGTATTCAAAGATAGGCCTACAAATATCGAAGAAACGGTATGA
- a CDS encoding DUF3883 domain-containing protein, whose protein sequence is MTGFFVSQNQTYKTEHEKQILWSPQKNKIGGDNRGYINMSHVKKGDIIFHYHHKQITHVSIALTNVYERIRPSEFNNSIWDELGWQVDVSMYKLNLNMEEVRSFLQKHDAEIFNTHGHVNQMYLFRLTKEQLDYLMSYVTSDIKKNLERDIKSTSSPSVTLITHTSKKHSAKKHQSDRIDYLKLHELKSKIGKLGEEFILDYLTKKYPESEFDIIPTSNNLNISSGNDSAGFDIKIINKTTDSITLIDVKTTTSTSTPPFFMSQKEYQVFRESLDMSNTNYYIYRLSNLNELHKTYDLEILGPDELSEAIFTPNAYSVSF, encoded by the coding sequence ATGACTGGATTTTTCGTATCACAAAACCAAACTTACAAAACTGAGCATGAAAAACAAATTCTGTGGTCCCCTCAAAAAAATAAAATTGGAGGAGATAATCGTGGATATATAAATATGTCCCATGTGAAAAAAGGAGACATCATTTTTCACTACCACCACAAACAAATTACACATGTCAGCATAGCTCTTACAAATGTGTACGAACGCATTCGTCCATCAGAATTTAATAACAGTATTTGGGATGAATTGGGTTGGCAAGTAGATGTTAGCATGTATAAATTAAATTTGAATATGGAAGAAGTACGTTCATTTTTACAAAAACACGATGCTGAAATTTTCAATACACATGGCCACGTTAATCAAATGTATCTTTTCAGATTAACTAAAGAACAGCTTGATTATTTAATGAGCTATGTAACATCCGATATCAAGAAAAATCTTGAACGTGATATAAAGAGCACCTCCTCTCCCTCTGTCACACTGATAACACATACATCAAAAAAACACTCTGCTAAGAAACATCAATCTGATCGTATTGATTATTTAAAATTACATGAACTAAAATCTAAAATTGGAAAACTTGGTGAAGAATTCATTTTAGATTATCTAACAAAAAAATATCCCGAATCAGAGTTTGATATTATCCCCACCTCTAATAACTTGAATATTTCATCTGGGAATGACAGTGCTGGTTTTGATATAAAAATAATAAATAAAACTACAGACTCTATTACTTTAATAGATGTTAAAACAACTACTTCTACTAGCACGCCACCATTTTTCATGTCTCAAAAAGAGTACCAGGTATTTAGGGAATCATTGGACATGTCCAATACAAACTACTATATATATCGCTTAAGTAATTTAAATGAATTACATAAAACCTATGATCTTGAAATACTCGGACCTGATGAACTAAGTGAAGCTATCTTTACTCCTAATGCCTACTCCGTGTCATTCTGA
- a CDS encoding lactoylglutathione lyase — translation MKPRKLNIKTIPSADINRAYRFWRDVFDLPQSGHQSGRHLVIDGEDIVFVIGKPTNRLEMLVRDHQADLVKHLRNNFIPIIGEPEKRFGNKVALSIHDSEGNLIVLEANA, via the coding sequence ATGAAACCACGTAAACTAAACATTAAAACTATTCCATCTGCTGACATTAACCGTGCTTATCGTTTTTGGCGTGATGTATTTGATTTGCCACAATCTGGTCACCAAAGTGGTCGTCACCTTGTAATTGATGGTGAAGATATTGTGTTTGTCATCGGCAAGCCAACGAACCGCTTAGAGATGCTCGTTCGTGATCACCAAGCTGATTTGGTGAAACATTTACGTAACAACTTCATTCCTATTATTGGCGAACCAGAAAAAAGATTTGGAAACAAGGTTGCCTTATCCATACATGATTCCGAAGGCAATTTGATTGTTTTAGAGGCCAATGCTTAA
- a CDS encoding ATP-binding cassette domain-containing protein — translation MALLEISGLSMAYAEKTLYEDAAFELQAGEHMGIVGQNGAGKSTLIKIITGQELPLSGKIEWQKGLKVGYLDQYAEIPEGMTLVDFLHTAYQDLYDKQDRITELYNEYAESLSDKLLERAGRMQEELDAAGFYDVDTKIERVISGLGLEAIGRTRALESMSGGQRAKVILAKLLLENDDVIILDEPTNYLDVAHIEWLEDFLQSFEGSAMIISHDFDFLDKVTNAIIDLSFGKITKFRGSFKKAMRQKDERAEQQLRQYEKQQGEIEKAQKFIAKNKARASTSKQAKSREKMLARMDRVDPPSEVLQAKFNFPYVNSQSANALTVNELSVGYVTPVLEPVTFSMTSGQKVVFKGFNGAGKSTLIKSVLGVIPALGGEAEFSPSAVVNYFDQDLEWDDDQKTPLQEMQDRFPKLEPKALRTRLAAAGINAENAQKPMKQLSGGEQTKVKLAIMEMKPSNFLILDEPTNHLDEGTKNALRAAIDKFPGNVIIVSHETSFTKGLGDKELNVAALSYKEEAE, via the coding sequence ATGGCATTATTAGAAATTTCAGGCCTGTCAATGGCCTACGCAGAAAAAACTTTATATGAAGATGCAGCATTTGAATTACAGGCTGGAGAACACATGGGCATTGTTGGCCAAAATGGTGCTGGTAAGTCAACACTTATCAAAATCATTACTGGGCAAGAACTACCACTCTCTGGTAAAATCGAATGGCAAAAAGGCTTAAAGGTTGGCTATCTAGACCAGTATGCAGAGATTCCTGAAGGAATGACACTGGTTGATTTCTTGCACACTGCTTATCAAGATTTGTATGACAAACAAGACCGTATTACGGAACTCTACAATGAATATGCAGAGAGTCTATCTGACAAATTGTTGGAACGCGCCGGACGTATGCAAGAAGAACTAGACGCTGCTGGATTTTATGACGTGGATACCAAAATTGAGCGCGTGATTTCTGGATTGGGATTGGAAGCGATTGGGCGTACTCGTGCACTAGAATCAATGTCTGGTGGGCAACGTGCCAAAGTCATTTTGGCTAAGTTATTGTTAGAAAATGACGACGTTATTATCTTAGATGAACCAACAAACTATTTAGATGTGGCGCATATTGAATGGCTTGAGGATTTCTTACAGTCTTTTGAAGGGTCAGCGATGATTATTTCCCATGATTTTGACTTCTTGGATAAGGTAACCAATGCAATAATTGATCTATCGTTTGGTAAGATTACTAAGTTTCGTGGCTCGTTTAAAAAGGCAATGCGTCAGAAAGACGAGCGAGCTGAGCAACAGTTACGTCAATATGAAAAGCAACAAGGTGAAATTGAGAAAGCGCAAAAATTCATCGCCAAAAACAAGGCGCGTGCTTCAACATCAAAACAAGCCAAGTCACGTGAAAAAATGTTGGCAAGAATGGATCGAGTTGATCCACCGTCAGAAGTTTTGCAAGCTAAGTTTAATTTTCCCTATGTTAACTCTCAGTCTGCAAACGCACTAACAGTAAATGAACTGTCTGTTGGTTATGTAACACCTGTTTTGGAGCCGGTGACCTTTTCGATGACATCTGGTCAAAAGGTTGTCTTCAAAGGTTTCAACGGTGCTGGTAAGTCAACACTAATTAAATCTGTTTTGGGTGTTATTCCAGCACTTGGTGGTGAGGCAGAGTTTTCACCATCAGCAGTTGTGAATTACTTTGATCAAGATTTGGAATGGGATGATGATCAAAAAACACCACTGCAAGAAATGCAAGACCGTTTCCCAAAATTAGAGCCGAAAGCTTTGCGCACCCGGTTAGCTGCTGCTGGTATTAACGCTGAAAATGCGCAAAAACCAATGAAACAGCTTTCTGGTGGGGAACAGACTAAAGTTAAGTTGGCCATTATGGAAATGAAACCAAGTAATTTCTTGATTTTAGATGAACCGACAAACCACTTAGATGAAGGCACAAAAAATGCTTTGCGTGCAGCTATCGATAAGTTCCCAGGGAATGTGATTATTGTTTCCCACGAAACTAGTTTTACAAAGGGACTAGGAGATAAGGAATTAAACGTTGCCGCATTAAGCTATAAAGAAGAAGCGGAATAA